The window TGGAAAGATCTGTGCAGTGCCTTGCCGGATGCAGTGACAAAGCCCCTCCCAGGTGCCAGGTACCTTGCTAGGCCCCGTGCACGCAGTATCTCCTAGGAACTAAGGTGGCCCATGAAGATACcgatctcttctcttttttcagatgaggaaactgaggcggAGTCTTGCCCCAGGCCAAAATGGGAGCAGGGGCTTTCCCCTCACTAAACCAAGTGACCAGTGTTCCTAGGATTTGGGGGTGTAAGGGGCAGCAGCAAGAGGGAGACATAGCCTGGAAGAAATGGGCTGAATTTGACTTCAGGAGGATTCAGGTGTAAAagggatggggaaactgaggccaggccCTGTCCTTAAAAGATTAAGTAAGCTTTAAAATGGAGATGAAGGTACTTACAGGGGACTTGTGAGGGGTAAATAAGGCAGAAGTCTTGTTGGGCTGGAACCTGTTTCTGGCCCATTCCTTGCTTATTCCCAGGCCTTTAGCACACTGCCAGCCAAATGGAGACACTCCATAATTATTTGATGGGTTGATTTAATGAATAGTAAGCAGCAAGTCCTCCAGCctaggggggtgggggaagcgACAGAGACCTAGTTAATCATCAGTAACCCCTTGATGCTGTTACTAACCTCAGGCCCCCAGGAAAAAAATCTAGTGTGGTTAAAACAATGCAGATATGGGCCCTCCTTGGGTACAGGCAGCTCTGACTGTCCCCTTTTTTCCTCCCTAGGCTCTGACCATCATTCTTTTGTCCTCATTTGAGAGACAGGAGGGGGTAGTGGATAAGAGTGGAGCCAGGCTGCTTGGGTACAAACGGATGTGTAATTttggaaaagttatttaatttttctgtgcctcagtacAGTAATACTAGCAGTAGGTGGGAGGATTAAATGGGTTACTACATCTAAATCGCTTAGAACAATGAAGCTTTCAATTAACTCTTCACTAGAGTGCTAGCTCTTGAGGGTAGGAAATTTTGACTGTTTCACCACTGCATCCACAAAATTCAGAACAGTGTCCGGCACAGAGCAGtccatcagtaaatatttgttgattgagtCAATGAATGAATCCATACCCACCCCCACATGCTCAAACCAAGGCAAAGGCTTTTAACCACTTGTGGCTCTGAGTTGTGAAGTACTTTAAAGTTATCTATAAAGTTTGCACATCTTTGGAGCCAGGATTTCACCTTGTATTCCCCTCCCCTcattcccacccccccaccccagaaggcTGCTGGTCTCCACTCTGGTCAGCCCAGAGCCtaaagtcccttttctttcccctagTGGTCCCTGAGGTCGCACAGAACGTGTCAGCCCCTGAAGCACCTATTGTACTCTGTTCCAGGCACTGAGGCAGAAAGGAATCAGGCACAGCTCCTGCTCCTCCCGTCATAGTCCTTGGGGAATAGGCTTGTCCTTGAACAGTGGGAACAAGGCTGACCCAGCGAACAAGAAAGCCCAGCAGAAGGCAGCCGGAGAAAGGGGCTTCATTTGACTAGGGGTTCGGAGGGTCCTTGGAGGAGCTGAATGAAGCTGGGCGGGGGGTGGATCGAAGAGTTGTGGGAATAAAGAATTCCATATCCTCATCCCAATTCACGGGTTAGCTTTCTCTATTTGCacacctttatttcttttaaccattTGCAATTAGTTGGAGACATCATGCCCCTTTACCTTTAAATGCATTGGTATATATTTCCTAAGAAGGAGAATATTATCTTATATAACCACAGTAATCAAATTCAGGATTTAACATTGGTATAATACTATTAAATATTATGTGGgttattttcaaatttcaccAATTATCcaatttccacattttctctcaatccaggatccaatccaggatgaCACATTGTATTTAGTCATGACCCTCAACTTGGACTTGTCTGATGTCACCTCATGATTACATTCAGGTTATGCATTTTGGGCAGGGATGCTTCATAAGTGATGTTGTATCGTTCTTAGTGCGTCTTATTAGGAGGCACAGAATGTCAGTTTGTCCCATTTTTAGTAAACTTTAATCACTTGATTAAAGCAGTATCTGCAGGTTTCTCCAGATTTGTGTTGTTTTTGAGTTCTACTGGCTGCAACAAGTTGAAGGGAATAGAGGTGGCCAAAATGGGGGCCTTGACAGTACTTGGGCAAGGTGATGAGGGCTTGGTTTAGGGAAATGGCACTGATTTGCCCAATGCATATAGCCTATTGGGATTATGCGTGGGGCTAGCTGGGACTAGAACAAAGATATCCTGTCTCCAAGTCCCAGGACCCTCTGCCATTAAATCAGGGATAAAAGGGTAAGGAATCATCTCAGAAAGTCCAGGCTAAGGATAGTTACCACCTGGTAAACTCCAACAATTGTTCAAGTCCCCTCCCCAGTGACACCTTCAGGCAGAGTTATGTACTCCCATAATGTCTCATATGTCATACATGTTCCATCTTaggggtttttatttttatttttttatcttaggggtttttaaacatcttttttcCCTAGAAAACCATGTGTGAAGCATCAAGAGCAATTTCTATAGTTCATTCACCTTTGATTCTGTGGTGCCTAACACAGGGCCAGGCTAAGTATTTATGGGATGAATGAAGTCTTAGCTCTGAGCTTCCTAGTAACCaagtcaaaaaggaaaagaagatatatttttatgGCTCAGCATTCTTGTCTAATCAAAGGAAGCAAAACAATGCTTGGTGTTAAATGTTGCTAGAAGGGCAAGTATGAGCCAGATTGAACTATTGACAGGGGACTTGTCACATTCCTATGTCTGATTTGAAAGAGCAAGGGAAGGTGATGATCAAGTTCCATAGCAAGTCACATGGAAAGGAATTTGTTGAGCAGCCTCAGAGCTTCTGCACTGGGCCACCAGCAGCCAGAGGAGCTGGAGAAAATTGTTCTTCAGCAAGTGAGATTccaggagattttttttctttctttttttgcggagtggggggcagggagaggtgcatggtccgggaagcAAAGGATTCCAGGAGATTTTAAAATCTGAGTTAGACCACAGAGAGAACTTCTTAGGGGAAGGAGGGGCACAATAGATGAGGGTTTATGGGCATATTGGGCTCATTCAGATCACAGGCCTCCCCAAACCAGAGGCTAAAGCTCCTCAGGCCAGGCCAGAAGCACGTCCCTGGCCTCTGATCCTGAGCCTTTTCTGGCCTCCCCCACAGGTACCTGACTGCAGCAAATCATGAAGTGAGCCATGCCCCGCCCTGGACACCCCCGCCCGTCATCTGGGCCTCCGCGTTTGGGACCCTGGGAGCAGCCAACAGAACTATGCCTGGAGGTGTATGATGAGTCACCCCAGCGCCCACCAAGCCGCCGCACCCGCAGGCCAGACCCCAAGGACCCTGGCCGCCATGGGCCTGAGAGCCTCACCTTCATCTCCGGCTCTGCTGAGGCGGCCACTGAGCCTCCTGCCTGCTGCCTGCTTTGGCGACCCTGGGTGTGGGACTGGTGTCGGGCTGCCTTCTGCTTCCGCCGCTGCCGGGACTGCCTCCAGCGCTGCGGAGCCTGTGTGCGGGGCTGTAGCCCCTGCTTGTCCACCAGGGACTCTACTGAGGGGGCTGTCGAAGCCAGCTGGGCCAAGGAGCACAATGGGATGCCCCCTAGTCCTGACTGTGCACCCCCCAGCCGGCGGGATGGCCAGCGGCTCAAGTCGACCATGGGCAGCAGCTTCAGCTACCCTGACGTCAAGCTCAAAGGCATTCCTGTCTATCCCTACCGCAGCGCCGCAACCTCCCCAGCCCCTGATGCAGACTCCTGCTGCAAGGAGCCACTGGCTGAGCCCCCACCCACCCGGCACAGCCTGCCTAGCACCCTTGCCAGCAGTCCTCGGGGCTCTGAGGAATATTACTCCTTCCATGAGTCGGACCTGGACCTGCCTGAGATGGGCAGTGGCTCCATGTCGAGCCGAGAGATTGATGTGCTCATCTTCAAGAAGCTGACGGAGCTGTTCAGCGTGCACCAGATTGATGAGCTGGCCAAGTGCACTTCAGACACTGTGTTCCTGGAGAAGACCAGTAAGATCTCAGACCTTATCAGCAGCATCACGCAGGACTACCACCTGGATGAACAGGATGCCGAGGGCCGCCTGGTACGCGGCATCATTCGCATCAGTACCCGAAAGAGCCGCGCCCGCCCCCAGCCCACAGAAGGGCGTTCCACACGGGCTGCcactcctgctgctgctgctgctcctgacAGTGGCCATGAGACCATGGTGGGCTCAGGCCTCAGCCAGGATGGTACGTGGGGCCCAGTGGGGCCAGGGGGCCGAGTGGAGGAGGCTCTGGCCAAGGGAGGGTTGAACTAGGGTCCTTGTCCACTATGATTCCACCTCCCAGCCACACACTGACctacctcctccttttctttctctcaactCCTCTGCATCCTTCCCCGATTCCTGCTCTTACCCTTTCTAATTCAGCCAGGTCTGGGGAAGTCTGAGAGGAGCATCCAGACCTGGGAGCTCTCTCCCCATTACTGCTACCCCCAGAAAGGAACAGGTGCTTTCTCCACACAGCAGCCCACCTAGCAGGCTCCTTCTTTTCCTGCTACCACCTGCCAGAGCAGCTTTCAGGCTTAGCCTGATTAACAGGACTAAGGGACCCATATGAATTTAGACCTCTGACCTGGTCAAACCAAAAACTCTACCCATCTACCCCTGcagaaacatacatacatacatacacatacccCTTGCATATTTACATGTCTgggttttaaatattattttccctgCCCAGGGAAGAGTGGTCCCTCCCTCactgggctgggggcaggaggtCTTGGGGTTGAAAGGACATGATAATAACCACTGCCCCCCCATGTTCCCTCCCTAGAACTGACAGTACAGATCTCCCAGGAGACGACAGCAGATGCCATCGCCAGGAAGCTGAGGCCTTATGGAGCCCCAGGTCTGGTCCTGACCTGAGGAGGAGTGCGGAGAGGCAGGGGAACTGCCCTAGGGGCCCCCCCACGTgctcctctcccagcttcctccTGGGGTGGGTGAGGATGGGAACAGACTTGAAGGGGCTGAGCAGCCATAAGCTCCATCCCAAGCATGCAGTCTGGCTTAAAGCAGTTCAGTTGGGATTCAGGGGGCTGCTCCTGAACCAGAAGGGGGCAGGTGCCCAGATTGGGAAAATCAGTGATAAAATGCCAACCCTTAAAGTCAGGTTGTTGGGGAGGAAAGTGGAGGGCAGAAGGCCAGCCAACCTTGTGCCGAAAATGCACCCTGTGAGGTTTCTACTATCTCCTTGGCCTTCACAGTAACCCCTAGGGAGCATGGTTGTTACCCTTTTACAGAGAGGGTGGCTGAGCTTCAGAGAGGTCTAAGAACAGTGGGTCATCCAGCCAGGATCAAGCTGACCCAGGCTCAACCCCTCTACTGCTAAGCAGGCTTCCTCCTGGGAGTGGGACATGGtgacttcctttccctttctgagCCTGattcctcctttccctttcccccttcccaggGTACCCACCAAGCCATGACTCGTCCTTCCAGGGCACGGATACAGACTCATCAGGGGCACCCCTGCTCCAGGTCTACTGCTAACCTCACCGGGCCCAGCGGCTGCAGCCCCTTCTGGGAGAAACACAGCCTACAGAATGAAAAGGGGAACAGAACCTCCTTTGCAGGAGGTCGGGCCATGAGCCCAGGCACAGTGCCCACTCTGGCTTCTCCTGCCTTGGCTGACTGGTTCCAAGACCATGTGCATTTCACTGGGCCATGTGTCCACATTCCCCCTGCATTCCCAGCTGGCCTGACCCCTGCCTGGGCCTAATGCTTCCTGCCCATGGCCTTCAGGCAGCTCTGGGCCATGGAAAGTAATGGCTTTAAGAATTACTTTCTCTGAGATTGCTGACTTCTCACCCATAACATGCCACCTTAACCAGTGTACAAACCCAATAGCTAAAGGAAGCTTGTCTTAAATGGACTGGGTTGGGAGGTGGACAAGACCTCTATGGAATCCTGTGGGCAGTGCCCACTCCATGTTATGAGCTGATCAGTTGAGCAGTTAGTCTGGTTCTTGGCTGATGTTCCACATGCTTACGTGACTacagttgtgaatgcaaaggtaACAGACATCTACCAGGTTGTCTCAGCTTGATACGGTCTCATCTGTCCCATTTGCCTGACTGCTGCCTGGAGCAAATGACAGGATAGAGGAATCCACTCTGGCTCAGGGCCATGGGGTTCAAGTTAGAAGGATCTCCACCCTGCCACTTCCTGAGTTGCCTCATATAAAATGGGAATGTCTTTCCTTCTCAGGCTCACTGAGACAAAGAACCAAGCACAGGGTCTATACCTGAGAAGACTCTAGGAAATGTCTTCTATCATTATTGAGAAGTTCTTTTAGGTAGGCCTGTCTGGACCCACCCTACTATCCCATTAAGTCCACTGCCTGCAGGATGGCCTGCTCTGGGCCATCCTTTCAGTTTCCCCAAGTCCCTGAACCTTTGTCAGCTCCAGCCCAGCTCTGGTCCTGCTGCTCCCTCATACTTCTCCCTTGTGCTGACAAAGCACTATGTGGTTTTCACTGTTATcttcttggctttcccatcagCGCTGGAGCAGGGTTATTATCTGTTCACAGAAGGAGAGATGGGACTCAGAGAGGCCAAGGAACTCAGTGGGTCATGCAGCCAGCAGCTGGGACTCTGGGTTGGGAAACTGGACTCCTGGTGGTCTTGTCCCTTTGCTGTTAAGCTTACCTCCTGGAGGCAGCACCAGGGTCCCCTTGTTTGGGCATCAGAACCCAGTTAGGTTCAGGGGGAGGAACCTGGTTGGCTGCACTTCATGCACAGGAGAGCCTCTTTCAGCAGGGAGACCAGGGTAGGCCACCAGCGgtccttttttttctgcaaatgttCAAACCGTGCATAATGTTAACAGTAAAGTGACACTGAGAATCATATTTCACAGGATATGTCATGTGTGTGCATGGATTTGTGGGTATATCACACTCATCTGAGCAGTGGGCTAACTCCAAGAAGACAAAGTCTCAAAGGTATACCATTTATCTTCATGAAACAacttttgctcatatttttctggaATCTGAGGATATTTTTCTCCAAGACACTCTTCTATTCCCCAGACTTTCTTCTCTAGCTCTTTAGCTCTGGCCTTGCACCCATCATATTACATATTTAGTTATCAATTTCTGAGAAATAATCTGGTGTGCCCTTTATTTATATGCCCTCTGACTGGTCTCCCTGACGTGGGCCTCCAGCTGTGCCAAGACCTTTCCTAACTTCCTAGACTTGGGGGTTATAGTTGTTCACTTGCCACACAATTCCACTGTGGGGGATTACCACAGGGCTGGAGCCACAGTGGGCACCATTATTCCAAAGCTTGTGGGGCCTTCCCCAAGCTCTGCAGTGCCAACCTCTGACCCCTGCCACCAGCCAATTCTTAACTGAGGAACAAGCTGGAAGGTGTTCCAGACTCAGCCCCACTTCACCTTTAGCCCCCAATGCACTCTTTATTGTCCTCATGGGCAACCTCTGGACAATGTCAACTAGACAAACACCAGTTGTTTATCCAGTTTCTGATCAGGACACATGGGGCAGTTCCTTGGAGCTGTGACCATAGGGCCAAGATATAACTCCAGTTTCAGCAATAAAACCAGCCCCACTGCTTATGTTCTGCTGCCTCATCCAGGTCAAGGCCTCCAGTAGAATAAAAAGAACCACAAGGCAACAAGATCCAGGGCTATCACAGCAGAGCCAAAGAGTAAGCAAGAGTCCCTCCACCGAAACCTCAGCCCTGGAGCAGTATTTTCCAAACTCAGCTTTGGAAACTATTATTGGCATTCCCAGAAAAAAAAGGTTTATCAAATTTGGGAAACAAAGCTAGGTACCGTAAGCCTCTTTAAAATCCTTAACAAGCTATTCTGAagttccaaaagaaagaaatgctgatTCCAGAAAGTCATGGGTCACACACAGTCCACAGAACAGAGCACTCAGGGAACAGCAGCCCAGACACTCTTGCTATGGCCTCTGTGGTTCCCTTGTACTCAATGTCCTCCACCCTCCAGACAAGTGGAACAGGATCGGAGCAGAGATGAGCACCTCCTCAGCCCTGGCTGTCTGTACTGACCCAGTGGTTGGCTCTAAAGCCTAAAATCTGCAGAAGTCCAGACCAGAAACAAACAACGGGGCCCCATTGGACTTTACCCTGTCCTCCAAGCCAGGTTCCTGCACATGTACAGCAGAGCCAAGGGAGCGTGGTCTGCCCGTTTTCCCTCCCACAAGCTGGGCAGTCCCTGGAAATTAACTGTATAGTTTTAAAAACCATTGACCCAGGTTGAGGACAGAGCCTCTGTGGTGGGAAGTTcccttaaagaagaaaattaaatcaacaaATCCAGATGAGAATCTGATATAAGTCTGGCCCCTTTAGCCAGAAAAACTCACCTTTGCTCAGAATTATACACTGACTAAAAGCTGTTTTAATCCTACCTTTAAGCAATGAGGAAACACTGAAGTCCAGAAAAGGGCAAGGACC of the Tamandua tetradactyla isolate mTamTet1 chromosome 2, mTamTet1.pri, whole genome shotgun sequence genome contains:
- the KDF1 gene encoding keratinocyte differentiation factor 1 gives rise to the protein MPRPGHPRPSSGPPRLGPWEQPTELCLEVYDESPQRPPSRRTRRPDPKDPGRHGPESLTFISGSAEAATEPPACCLLWRPWVWDWCRAAFCFRRCRDCLQRCGACVRGCSPCLSTRDSTEGAVEASWAKEHNGMPPSPDCAPPSRRDGQRLKSTMGSSFSYPDVKLKGIPVYPYRSAATSPAPDADSCCKEPLAEPPPTRHSLPSTLASSPRGSEEYYSFHESDLDLPEMGSGSMSSREIDVLIFKKLTELFSVHQIDELAKCTSDTVFLEKTSKISDLISSITQDYHLDEQDAEGRLVRGIIRISTRKSRARPQPTEGRSTRAATPAAAAAPDSGHETMVGSGLSQDELTVQISQETTADAIARKLRPYGAPGYPPSHDSSFQGTDTDSSGAPLLQVYC